Proteins found in one Buchnera aphidicola str. G002 (Myzus persicae) genomic segment:
- the panC gene encoding pantoate--beta-alanine ligase: protein MNIIKNLKTLHAEIKFLKKINKKIGLIPTMGNLHDGHIKLILLAKKYSDIVIVSIFINPMQFNNLLDLEKYPRSFDQDCMILKNNKVDILFFPTINEIYPSGIENQTFITVPKLSNIVEGKARPGHFQGVTTVIAKLFNVIQPNFSFFGEKDYQQLLIIKKLVKELNYMIKIISLPTIRSKNGLALSSRNNNLNSQEIKTAPYLYSIIKKTAKQVIKEDSDIIINIINSSRTLLFKKGFSIDIFNIYDYQTLDVLFKKKKKMIILASVWLGQTRLIDNKKIFID, encoded by the coding sequence ATGAATATCATTAAAAATTTAAAAACATTACATGCAGAAATAAAATTTCTAAAAAAAATAAATAAAAAAATAGGATTAATTCCTACAATGGGCAACTTACATGATGGTCATATAAAACTAATTTTATTAGCAAAAAAATATTCAGATATTGTTATCGTAAGTATTTTTATCAATCCAATGCAATTCAATAACTTATTAGACTTAGAAAAATATCCTAGAAGCTTTGACCAAGATTGTATGATCTTAAAAAATAACAAAGTAGATATACTGTTTTTTCCTACTATAAATGAAATATATCCTTCTGGAATAGAGAATCAAACATTTATCACAGTACCAAAATTATCTAATATTGTAGAAGGCAAAGCAAGACCAGGTCATTTTCAAGGTGTAACAACAGTGATTGCTAAATTATTTAATGTTATACAACCAAATTTTTCTTTTTTTGGAGAAAAAGATTATCAACAATTATTAATCATAAAAAAACTAGTAAAAGAATTAAATTATATGATAAAAATTATAAGCTTACCAACAATACGATCAAAAAATGGACTTGCTCTCAGCTCTAGAAATAACAATTTAAATTCTCAAGAAATAAAAACAGCTCCTTACTTATATTCAATAATCAAAAAAACTGCTAAACAAGTGATAAAAGAAGATTCTGATATTATAATAAATATTATCAACTCATCTAGAACATTATTATTTAAAAAAGGTTTTTCTATTGATATATTTAATATATACGATTATCAAACATTAGATGTTCTATTTAAAAAAAAGAAAAAAATGATTATTTTAGCATCTGTATGGTTAGGTCAAACTCGTTTAATTGATAATAAAAAAATTTTTATTGACTAA
- the secA gene encoding preprotein translocase subunit SecA gives MLIKFLTKIFGNRNNRILKKLKKIVCSINQLEKKFEKLSDRKLQEHTKIFRLRLRNGETLDDLLPEAFATVREASKRIFSMRHFDVQILGGIVLNKQCIAEMRTGEGKTLTSTLPAYLNALSGKGVHVVTMNDYLARRDAEKNTPLFEFLDLTVGLNLSEMSFFSKRKAYLSDITYGTNNEYGFDYLRDNMIFSPEERVQRELNYALVDEVDSILIDEARTPLIISGPSENSSELYKEINMIVPFLISQKKEDSEDFKGTGHFFIDEKSKQIYLTERGLIEVEKILFEKKLMNIGESLYSSNNIILMHHVLSALRAHKLFVRDVDYLIKDNTIVIVDEHTGRTMPGRRWSDGLHQAIEAKENVPIKNENQTLASITFQNYFRLYKKIAGMTGTAATEAFEFSSIYNLDTIVIPTNKPMIRKDMSDLVYITEKEKINAIIKDIEKCIKLNQPVLVGTVSIEKSEIISKKLMKLNINHSVLNAKFHAKEAEIIAQAGKPRSITIATNMAGRGTDIVLGGNLEVELKKHSKMTAEDIAKIKNNWQKEHDLVVSVGGLHIIGTERHESRRIDNQLIGRAGRQGDSGSSRFYLSMEDSLMRIFASEKIINMMRKLGLSFNEAIEHPWVTKAIENAQKKVENQNFEIRKQLLEYDDIVNEQRRTIYFQRNKLIDEKDIKIIIHDIFKDVLAKVFMSYISKNTIRDKLKIIALEKKLNTDFDLIVPVSDWLNIKPVLHHEELIKKIINLSQINYQKKEDLIGKDNMRKIEKSIMLQTLDSLWKDHLSAIDYLRQGIHLRGYAQKDPKQEYKRESFNMFSNMLEVLKYEVVSFLSKINLSYSKKYIDLNQRLIMSPNNKISRNSSCICGSGKKYKHCHGSL, from the coding sequence ATGTTAATTAAATTTTTGACTAAAATATTTGGTAATCGTAATAATCGTATTTTAAAAAAATTAAAAAAAATAGTATGTTCTATTAATCAACTTGAAAAAAAATTTGAAAAATTATCAGATAGAAAATTACAAGAGCATACAAAAATATTTCGTTTACGTTTAAGAAATGGAGAAACATTAGATGATTTATTACCAGAAGCTTTTGCTACAGTTAGAGAAGCTAGTAAACGTATCTTTAGTATGAGACATTTTGATGTACAAATATTAGGAGGAATAGTTTTAAATAAACAGTGTATCGCAGAAATGCGAACAGGTGAAGGAAAAACTTTAACATCTACTTTACCAGCTTATTTAAATGCATTAAGTGGAAAGGGTGTACACGTGGTTACTATGAATGATTATTTAGCTCGTAGAGATGCAGAAAAAAACACTCCATTATTTGAATTTCTTGATTTAACGGTTGGTTTAAACTTATCTGAAATGTCTTTTTTTTCTAAACGAAAAGCTTATTTGTCCGATATTACTTATGGTACAAATAATGAATACGGATTTGATTATTTACGTGATAATATGATTTTTTCTCCAGAAGAACGAGTTCAAAGAGAATTAAATTATGCATTAGTAGATGAAGTAGATTCAATTTTAATCGATGAAGCTCGAACACCTTTAATTATTTCAGGACCATCAGAAAATAGTTCAGAATTATACAAAGAAATTAATATGATTGTGCCTTTTTTAATTTCTCAAAAAAAAGAAGATTCAGAAGATTTTAAAGGCACTGGTCATTTTTTTATTGATGAAAAATCAAAACAAATATATTTAACAGAAAGAGGATTAATTGAAGTTGAAAAAATATTATTTGAAAAAAAATTGATGAATATAGGAGAATCCTTATATTCTTCAAACAATATAATATTAATGCATCATGTTCTGTCTGCACTGCGTGCTCATAAATTATTTGTGCGAGACGTCGATTATCTTATAAAAGATAATACAATCGTTATTGTAGATGAACATACTGGACGCACTATGCCAGGACGAAGATGGTCAGATGGATTACATCAAGCAATAGAAGCTAAAGAAAATGTTCCAATAAAAAATGAAAATCAAACATTAGCATCTATTACGTTTCAAAATTATTTCCGTTTATATAAAAAAATAGCTGGTATGACTGGAACTGCTGCAACTGAAGCTTTTGAATTTAGTTCGATTTATAATCTTGACACTATTGTAATACCCACAAATAAACCAATGATACGTAAAGATATGTCTGATTTAGTATATATTACTGAAAAAGAAAAGATTAATGCTATTATAAAAGATATAGAAAAATGTATTAAATTAAATCAGCCTGTATTAGTAGGAACAGTTTCTATTGAAAAATCAGAGATTATTTCTAAAAAATTAATGAAATTAAATATTAATCACAGCGTCTTAAACGCTAAATTTCATGCTAAAGAAGCTGAAATCATAGCTCAAGCAGGAAAGCCTAGATCGATTACAATTGCTACAAATATGGCAGGTCGTGGAACAGATATAGTTCTTGGTGGTAATTTAGAAGTAGAGTTAAAAAAACATTCAAAAATGACTGCAGAAGATATTGCAAAAATCAAAAATAATTGGCAAAAAGAACATGATTTAGTTGTTTCTGTAGGTGGCTTGCATATCATAGGTACTGAACGTCATGAATCACGTCGTATTGATAATCAGTTAATAGGGCGTGCTGGTCGTCAGGGGGATAGTGGTTCTTCACGTTTTTATTTATCAATGGAAGATTCATTAATGAGAATTTTTGCGTCTGAAAAGATTATTAATATGATGCGTAAACTAGGACTATCTTTTAATGAAGCTATTGAACATCCTTGGGTCACAAAAGCGATAGAAAATGCTCAAAAAAAAGTAGAAAATCAAAATTTTGAAATTAGAAAACAATTATTAGAATATGATGATATTGTTAATGAACAGCGTCGTACAATTTATTTTCAACGAAATAAGTTAATTGATGAAAAAGATATCAAAATCATCATTCATGATATTTTTAAAGATGTATTAGCTAAAGTTTTTATGTCTTATATATCTAAAAATACTATTAGAGATAAATTAAAAATTATTGCTTTAGAAAAAAAGTTAAATACTGATTTTGATTTAATTGTTCCAGTGTCTGATTGGTTAAATATTAAACCTGTTTTACACCATGAAGAATTAATTAAAAAAATTATTAATTTATCACAAATTAATTATCAAAAAAAAGAAGATTTAATTGGTAAAGATAATATGAGAAAAATAGAAAAATCTATTATGTTACAAACATTAGATTCTCTTTGGAAAGATCATTTATCAGCTATAGATTATTTAAGGCAAGGTATTCATTTACGTGGTTACGCACAAAAAGATCCTAAACAAGAGTATAAACGAGAATCTTTTAATATGTTTTCTAACATGTTAGAAGTATTAAAATATGAAGTCGTATCATTTCTTAGTAAAATCAATCTATCTTATTCAAAAAAATATATAGATTTAAATCAAAGGTTAATAATGAGTCCTAATAATAAAATTAGTCGTAATTCGTCTTGTATATGTGGTTCGGGTAAAAAATACAAACATTGTCATGGTAGTTTATAG
- the panB gene encoding 3-methyl-2-oxobutanoate hydroxymethyltransferase — MEYVTISTLNNWKQKKNKFAAVTAYDFSFARLFSNQGIPVMLIGDSLGMTIQGHSSTLPVKIKDIEYHTRAVRKGAPHSFLLSDLPFMSYCETKQALKNTAKIIQSGANMIKIEGGKWLKKIIKELCDRSILVCGHIGLTPQSFNYLSGYKVQGKEKKDENRLIDEAFLLEEAGIKMLVVECIPSILAQKITNNLSIPVIGIGAGKNTDGQILVMQDLLGITEGKTPKFVKNFLTGSSSIQEAIKKYINEVKEGVYPNPKYSF; from the coding sequence ATGGAATATGTGACAATCTCTACACTCAATAATTGGAAACAAAAAAAGAATAAATTTGCAGCTGTTACTGCTTATGATTTTAGTTTTGCGAGATTATTTTCTAATCAAGGTATTCCCGTAATGTTAATAGGTGATTCTCTCGGAATGACTATACAAGGTCACAGTTCTACACTGCCAGTAAAAATTAAAGATATAGAATATCATACAAGAGCAGTTCGGAAAGGAGCTCCTCATAGTTTTTTATTATCTGATCTACCTTTTATGTCTTATTGTGAAACTAAACAAGCTCTTAAAAACACAGCTAAAATCATACAGTCTGGTGCAAATATGATCAAAATAGAAGGTGGAAAATGGTTAAAAAAAATTATCAAAGAATTATGTGATAGATCAATATTAGTATGTGGTCATATAGGTTTAACACCACAATCATTTAATTATTTAAGCGGATATAAAGTTCAAGGAAAAGAAAAAAAAGATGAAAATAGATTAATAGATGAAGCTTTCTTATTAGAAGAGGCAGGTATTAAAATGCTAGTAGTAGAATGTATTCCTTCAATATTAGCACAAAAAATAACTAATAATTTATCTATTCCAGTTATTGGAATAGGAGCAGGAAAAAATACTGATGGACAAATTCTTGTCATGCAAGATCTATTAGGCATTACTGAAGGCAAAACTCCTAAATTTGTAAAAAATTTTCTTACTGGCAGTAGTAGCATTCAAGAAGCGATTAAAAAATATATTAATGAAGTAAAAGAAGGTGTTTATCCTAATCCAAAATATAGCTTTTAA
- the mutT gene encoding 8-oxo-dGTP diphosphatase MutT — MSYIKVAIGLIVNKNMVYITKGKYKKNIWEFPGGKAEKNENIIQALKRELLEEVGIIILKFRFFKYIKYFYSKKKLKLYFFLINQWKGRPYSREGYFYRWTFFYDLKTSDFPPANYSVITSLKKTLFCSNIFYKNYSDIFY, encoded by the coding sequence ATGAGTTATATAAAAGTAGCAATTGGTCTAATTGTAAATAAAAATATGGTTTATATCACTAAAGGAAAATATAAAAAAAATATATGGGAATTTCCTGGTGGAAAAGCGGAAAAAAATGAAAATATAATCCAGGCATTAAAAAGGGAATTACTAGAAGAAGTTGGAATTATAATATTAAAATTTCGTTTTTTTAAATACATTAAATATTTTTATTCCAAAAAAAAGTTAAAATTATATTTTTTTTTAATTAATCAATGGAAAGGTCGACCTTATAGTAGAGAAGGTTATTTTTATCGTTGGACATTTTTTTACGATCTAAAAACTTCTGATTTTCCACCTGCAAATTATAGTGTTATCACTTCTCTTAAAAAAACATTATTCTGTTCTAATATTTTTTATAAAAATTATAGTGATATATTTTATTAA
- the mrcB gene encoding penicillin-binding protein 1B — MKIFFLIFSLIVFYGFYLYYKIDQSIKGKVWRFPTSIYGRIVNLEPGNLYSQKEILSILKGTMYKKVETVMLPGEYSVKDNTIDFIRRSFDFPDIKEGEFHTRLFFKNDFLTEIKNIENNRNFSFFRLEPKLITMLKSPEKEKRIFISRSIYPEILVKTLLAIEDRYFYEHDGINISSIGRAFLVNIMAGRAIQGGSTLTQQLVKNLFLTNTRSILRKINEMYMALILDCFYSKDKILELYLNEVYLGQDGDEQIRGFPLASIYYFGRPIDELSLEQYALLVGMVKGASLYSPWTNPISALKRRNLVLFSLYNQKYITKKIYENLSKRALNVQLKGNIISPYPSFVQLVHAELKKKIKTKIENISGIKIFTTLDSISQNAVEKAVKIEIPKLKKEKKLKDLEVAMIVLDRFTGEIQALIGSASPKFDGYNRALKARRSIGSLSKPITYLTALSEPNKYHLNTWISDTPISIKLDNGEYWIPKNNNYHFSGKVMLLDALIHSINIPTVNLSLDLGFKKLVNTWLHLGVSKNQLTPFPSISLGAINLTPIEIAQVFQIIGSGGYKSLLSSVRSVVSDDGKILYQTLPQSKHIVSSEASYLILYAMQQVVQNGTAKSLGKNFSRFSLAGKTGTTNNLVDNWFVGIDGKKIVITWIGRDNNKTTKLYSSSGAMKIYKKYLEYEHPIPLILKRPKNINIFYINKIGQLFCEKNNEHKRVLPIWSIHNKKICDYKKELEYRELKTKKNFLFWFRDLFS; from the coding sequence ATAAAAATATTTTTTTTAATATTCAGTTTAATTGTATTTTATGGATTTTATTTATATTACAAAATAGATCAATCTATTAAAGGTAAAGTGTGGAGATTTCCCACATCAATTTATGGACGAATAGTTAATTTAGAGCCAGGTAATTTATATTCTCAGAAAGAAATATTGAGTATTTTAAAAGGAACAATGTATAAAAAAGTAGAAACTGTCATGCTTCCAGGAGAATATAGTGTAAAAGATAATACTATAGATTTTATTAGACGTTCTTTTGATTTTCCGGATATTAAAGAAGGTGAATTTCATACAAGATTATTTTTTAAAAATGATTTTTTAACAGAAATTAAAAATATTGAAAATAATCGTAATTTTAGTTTTTTCCGTTTAGAGCCTAAATTAATTACCATGTTAAAGTCCCCTGAAAAAGAGAAACGTATATTCATTTCTCGTAGTATATATCCAGAAATTTTGGTTAAAACATTATTAGCTATTGAGGATAGATATTTTTATGAGCATGATGGGATTAATATATCTTCTATCGGTCGAGCTTTTTTAGTAAATATTATGGCAGGTCGTGCAATTCAAGGGGGTAGTACCCTAACTCAACAACTAGTAAAAAATCTTTTTTTAACTAATACTCGTTCTATTTTAAGAAAAATAAATGAAATGTATATGGCTTTAATTCTAGACTGTTTTTATTCTAAAGATAAAATTTTAGAATTGTATTTGAATGAAGTTTATTTAGGACAAGATGGTGATGAACAAATTAGGGGATTTCCACTTGCTAGTATTTATTATTTTGGTCGACCAATAGATGAATTAAGTTTAGAACAGTATGCCTTATTAGTAGGAATGGTAAAAGGAGCTTCTTTATATAGTCCTTGGACTAATCCTATTTCTGCATTGAAAAGAAGAAATTTAGTTTTATTTTCATTATATAATCAAAAATACATTACAAAAAAAATATATGAAAATTTATCTAAACGAGCTTTAAATGTTCAACTTAAAGGTAATATTATTTCACCTTATCCTTCTTTTGTGCAATTAGTACATGCTGAATTAAAAAAAAAAATTAAAACCAAAATTGAAAATATTTCAGGTATAAAGATATTTACAACTTTAGATTCTATATCACAAAACGCAGTAGAAAAAGCTGTTAAAATAGAAATTCCAAAATTAAAAAAAGAAAAAAAATTAAAAGATTTAGAAGTTGCTATGATAGTTTTAGATCGATTTACTGGAGAAATTCAAGCTCTTATTGGAAGTGCTTCACCTAAATTTGATGGGTATAATCGTGCTTTAAAAGCGAGGCGCTCTATAGGCTCATTGTCTAAACCTATAACATATTTGACTGCTTTATCAGAACCAAATAAATATCATTTAAATACTTGGATTTCTGATACACCTATTTCAATTAAATTAGATAATGGTGAATATTGGATACCGAAAAATAATAATTATCATTTTAGTGGAAAAGTAATGTTATTAGATGCGTTAATTCATTCGATTAATATACCAACAGTTAATTTAAGCTTAGATTTAGGTTTTAAAAAACTAGTTAATACTTGGTTACATCTAGGAGTTTCTAAAAATCAACTTACTCCTTTTCCATCTATATCATTAGGGGCTATTAATTTAACACCGATTGAAATTGCACAAGTTTTTCAAATTATTGGAAGTGGTGGTTATAAGTCATTATTATCCTCTGTTAGATCTGTTGTATCTGATGATGGTAAAATATTATATCAAACATTACCTCAATCAAAACATATAGTTTCTTCTGAAGCTTCTTATTTAATATTATATGCTATGCAACAAGTAGTTCAAAATGGAACAGCAAAATCATTAGGAAAAAATTTTTCGAGATTCTCTTTGGCGGGTAAAACTGGTACTACAAATAATTTAGTAGATAATTGGTTTGTAGGTATTGATGGGAAAAAAATTGTTATTACTTGGATAGGTCGAGACAATAATAAAACAACGAAATTATATAGTTCTTCTGGTGCCATGAAAATTTATAAAAAGTATCTTGAATATGAGCATCCGATACCATTGATACTAAAACGTCCAAAAAATATAAATATATTTTATATTAATAAAATAGGACAATTATTTTGTGAAAAAAATAATGAGCATAAAAGAGTTCTACCAATATGGTCTATACATAATAAAAAAATTTGTGATTATAAAAAAGAATTAGAATATCGTGAATTAAAAACTAAAAAAAATTTTTTATTTTGGTTCAGAGATTTATTTTCATAA
- the dksA gene encoding RNA polymerase-binding protein DksA, with the protein MKKEKNKKTSSLNVLSIAGLQPYQKKIDEEYMNKDQILHFHKILETWKYQLQDEIKHTLLYIQDKATNFPDPIDRATQEEEFSLELRNRDRSRKLIKKIESTLKKIKEKDFGYCDSCGIEIGIRRLEARPTANLCIDCKTLAEIREKQMTG; encoded by the coding sequence GTGAAAAAAGAAAAAAATAAAAAAACATCATCTTTAAATGTTCTTTCTATTGCAGGTTTACAACCTTATCAAAAAAAAATAGATGAAGAATATATGAATAAAGATCAAATTTTACACTTTCATAAAATTCTTGAGACATGGAAATATCAATTACAAGATGAAATAAAACATACTCTACTCTATATACAAGATAAAGCTACTAATTTTCCTGATCCTATTGATAGAGCTACACAAGAAGAAGAATTCAGTTTAGAATTACGAAATAGAGATCGCAGTCGAAAATTAATTAAAAAAATTGAAAGTACTTTAAAAAAAATTAAAGAAAAAGATTTTGGCTACTGTGATTCTTGTGGTATTGAAATAGGTATTCGTCGTTTAGAAGCTAGACCTACTGCAAATCTATGTATAGACTGCAAAACATTAGCAGAAATTAGAGAAAAACAAATGACAGGTTAG